One segment of Panicum virgatum strain AP13 chromosome 1K, P.virgatum_v5, whole genome shotgun sequence DNA contains the following:
- the LOC120652666 gene encoding probable acyl-activating enzyme 6 yields the protein MDRLGANPANSCPLTPLGFVERAATVYGDCPSVVYHDTVFTWSQTFRRCLRLASALVSLGISRRDVVSVLLPNVPAMYEAHFGVPMSGAVLHTINTRLDARTVSVLLRHSGSRLVLVDQASLPLIGDALRLLPPGHEPPRVVPVEDPHEKTLPVPAAGTLTYEGLLEKGDPAFEWVRPASEWDPMILNYTSGTTSAPKGVVHCHRAIFLVTLDSLVEWAVPPRPTYLWTLPMFHTNGWSFPWGMAVVGATNVCLRRVDAAEVYATIARRGVTHMCGAPVVLNMLANAPEGARRPLPGKVRILTAGAPPPAAVLHRTEAAGFEVSHGYGLTETSGVVVCCSWKGEWNKLPASERARLKARQGVRTPGTAEMDVVDSDTGRSVPRDGATMGEVVLRGGCVMLGYLNNDEATRAAIRGGWFYTGDVGVMHPDGYLEIRDRSKDVIISGGENISSVELESVLYGHPAVNEAAVVARPDEFWGETPCAFVSLREGAAGKVTAAEIVAWCRERMPHYMAPKTVVFLPELPKTSTGKVQKYVLRDAAKKMGPTGRGSSTSKM from the exons ATGGACAGGCTCGGTGCCAATCCGGCCAACTCGTGCCCGCTCACGCCGCTGGGCTTCGTCGAGCGCGCGGCCACCGTGTACGGCGACTGCCCCTCCGTCGTCTACCACGACACCGTCTTCACCTGGTCCCAGACCTtccgccgctgcctccgcctcgcctccgcGCTCGTCTCCCTCGGCATCTCCCGCCGCGACGTC GTGTCGGTGCTCCTGCCCAACGTGCCGGCCATGTACGAGGCGCACTTCGGCGTGCCCATGAGCGGCGCCGTGCTCCACACCATCAACACGCGCCTCGACGCGCGCACGGTCTCCGTCCTGCTCCGCCACTCCGGCTCCCGGCTCGTCCTCGTCGACCAGGCGTCGCTGCCGCTCATCGGCGACGCGCTCCGGCTGCTCCCGCCGGGGCACGAGCCCCCGCGCGTCGTCCCCGTCGAGGACCCCCACGAGAAGACCCTCCCGGTCCCGGCCGCCGGCACCCTCACGTACGAGGGCCTCCTCGAGAAGGGCGACCCGGCGTTCGAGTGGGTGCGCCCGGCCAGCGAGTGGGATCCCATGATACTCAACTACACCTCCGGCACGACGTCGGCGCCCAAGGGGGTGGTGCACTGCCACCGCGCCATCTTCCTCGTCACCCTCGACTCGCTCGTCGAGTGGGCggtgccgccgcggccgacgtACCTGTGGACGCTGCCCATGTTCCACACCAACGGCTGGAGCTTCCCCTGGGGCATGGCGGTGGTCGGCGCCACCAACGtctgcctccgccgcgtcgaCGCCGCCGAGGTCTACGCCACCATCGCCCGCCGCGGGGTCACCCACATGTGCGGCGCGCCGGTGGTGCTCAACATGCTGGCCAACGCGCcggagggcgcgcggcggccgctcccGGGGAAGGTGCGCATCCTcacggccggcgcgccgccgccggccgccgtgctgCACCGGACGGAGGCCGCCGGCTTCGAGGTCAGCCACGGGTACGGCCTGACGGAGACATCGGGCGTGGTGGTCTGCTGCTCGTGGAAGGGGGAGTGGAACAAGCTCCCGGCGTCCGAGCGCGCCCGGCTCAAGGCGCGCCAGGGAGTGCGCACGCCGGGCACGGCCGAGATGGACGTCGTGGACAGCGACACCGGCCGCAGCGTGCCCCGCGACGGCGCCACCATGGGCGAGGTCGTGCTCCGCGGCGGCTGCGTCATGCTGGGCTACCTCAACAACGACGAGGCCACCAGGGCGGCGATACGGGGCGGGTGGTTCTACACGGGCGACGTCGGGGTGATGCACCCGGACGGGTACCTGGAGATCCGCGACCGGTCCAAGGACGTGATCATAAGCGGCGGGGAGAACATCAGCAGCGTGGAGCTCGAGTCCGTGCTCTACGGGCACCCCGCCGTGAacgaggcggcggtggtggcgcggccggACGAGTTCTGGGGCGAGACGCCGTGCGCGTTCGTGAGCCTCAGGGAGGGCGCGGCGGGCAAGGTGACCGCGGCCGAGATCGTGGCGTGGTGCCGGGAGCGCATGCCGCACTACATGGCGCCCAAGACGGTGGTCTTCCTGCCGGAGCTGCCAAAGACGTCCACCGGCAAGGTCCAGAAGTACGTGCTCCGGGACGCCGCCAAGAAGATGGGACCCACCGGCAGGGGCAGCAGCACAAGCAAGATGTAG